The Thermoplasmata archaeon genome includes a region encoding these proteins:
- a CDS encoding ABC transporter substrate-binding protein: MAAAIILVAVLVLSTMAMILTANTARAASHPFRSLRIGVGGAGLQITTTNPLIITLVDEYIVVYNVYSELLTYDKSFNLVGDLAYNWTVAPDGVTWTFHLVHGAYFTDPSNPSDRSHPVTAADVNFTFDMLKAFPGNDFDTYVANVTTARVVDDYTVQLVLSEPLAVMASIVTTVPILPKYIWALIAAQGKLPSGVPAIFAFKNSPPIGSGVMYYDAANTTSTTLVLRRNPNYYGETYYCEIARPDEVRFIGYPNSGSMVSDFISGTNNLDMITGMDQSSYRKALGTYEPKWAVNYGFVGEISINSMTDAQRAYWNTQGNFFTGRNSQILATNLTVRQAIAMSINKSALVKDSLQGLGEVADTLIPSVNPWHYSVPSNLQYHFDPTAARQLLNSQGWKYDSTGKLNPGATPLYQVDNTGKPINGLVFRFYTLNSDIQWQIAATDIEHWLAQTGIQTTDAQGRTSPGYGLYSINEMGNYWFAADYDMWMWDWVFAPNSDPSLDVLEVETSKAVGPTSDNFYSNATYDALWQQSLKVTDPVARRQIVDQLQLMIYQYASYILPYYRYDLYAATTQSYGRGYAWTNFGNWTQTPGLVPDESPPHAAWYDLAPTDNMPPTVAATASAYGLAGSSTHLSVSTADAEGDPLTYTWDFGDGSATQTTNIAGASHVFAQAGEYTVKIRVSDGEWPVCTTETATIYASGTGNPPPNIGAVQAQLSHHTYEVPNATIPFNLTVEALVNEPVWVNWTFGDQSAGVATRVDDSVNGAVVTANHAYAQPRTYTVSAVATDGKTGPGNHTQWRNLTVSINNPTGPSTGPGAQTNPWLDIGVPVAVVVLIALVAAVVYVRRRKTRRKEEREEEEAEAMTPPAKPPSP; this comes from the coding sequence GTGGCGGCTGCGATCATTCTCGTCGCGGTCCTGGTGCTGTCCACGATGGCCATGATCCTTACGGCGAACACTGCGCGCGCCGCCTCGCACCCCTTCCGCTCGCTTCGAATCGGAGTAGGCGGCGCGGGACTCCAGATTACGACGACGAATCCGTTGATCATCACCCTTGTCGACGAGTACATCGTCGTCTACAACGTGTACAGCGAATTGCTGACCTACGACAAGTCGTTCAATCTCGTCGGGGACTTGGCCTACAACTGGACCGTGGCCCCGGACGGGGTGACATGGACGTTCCACCTTGTCCACGGAGCGTACTTCACGGACCCGTCGAACCCTTCCGACCGGAGCCATCCGGTGACGGCGGCGGACGTGAACTTCACGTTTGACATGCTCAAGGCATTCCCAGGTAACGACTTCGACACCTATGTGGCGAACGTGACCACGGCTCGTGTTGTGGATGACTACACCGTCCAGCTCGTGCTGAGCGAACCCCTTGCCGTGATGGCATCGATTGTAACGACCGTGCCCATACTGCCGAAGTACATCTGGGCCCTTATCGCGGCGCAGGGCAAACTGCCCTCCGGTGTGCCCGCCATCTTCGCCTTCAAGAACAGTCCGCCGATTGGATCTGGCGTGATGTACTACGATGCGGCGAACACGACCTCGACGACCCTCGTGCTCCGCAGGAACCCGAACTACTACGGAGAGACGTACTATTGCGAGATTGCACGACCCGACGAGGTCCGGTTCATCGGCTATCCCAATTCGGGGAGCATGGTCTCCGACTTCATCAGCGGAACGAACAACCTCGACATGATCACCGGAATGGACCAAAGCAGCTATCGCAAGGCGCTCGGCACGTACGAGCCAAAGTGGGCCGTGAATTACGGGTTCGTAGGGGAGATCTCAATCAACTCGATGACGGACGCGCAGCGCGCGTACTGGAATACACAGGGGAACTTTTTCACAGGTAGGAACAGCCAAATCCTGGCAACGAACCTGACGGTCCGTCAAGCGATTGCGATGAGCATCAACAAGTCAGCCCTCGTGAAGGATTCCTTGCAGGGGCTAGGCGAGGTGGCGGACACCCTGATACCATCCGTCAATCCTTGGCACTACTCGGTACCGTCGAATCTTCAGTATCACTTCGACCCAACTGCCGCTCGGCAGCTCCTCAACTCGCAGGGGTGGAAGTACGATTCTACCGGGAAGCTAAATCCAGGAGCCACTCCCCTCTATCAGGTGGACAACACGGGCAAGCCCATCAACGGTCTCGTCTTCCGATTTTACACCCTGAATTCCGACATTCAGTGGCAAATCGCAGCGACAGACATTGAGCACTGGCTCGCGCAGACCGGCATCCAGACCACGGATGCCCAGGGCAGAACAAGCCCGGGGTATGGCCTCTACTCCATCAACGAGATGGGGAACTACTGGTTTGCCGCGGATTACGACATGTGGATGTGGGACTGGGTATTCGCTCCGAACTCGGACCCTTCACTTGACGTCCTCGAAGTGGAGACGAGCAAGGCTGTTGGTCCCACGAGCGACAACTTCTACAGCAACGCAACGTACGACGCGTTGTGGCAACAGTCCCTCAAGGTCACCGATCCCGTGGCTCGACGACAGATTGTGGACCAGCTGCAGCTGATGATCTACCAGTACGCATCCTACATCCTGCCGTACTACCGCTACGACTTGTACGCAGCGACCACGCAATCGTACGGCCGGGGGTACGCATGGACCAACTTCGGCAATTGGACCCAGACACCGGGACTGGTCCCGGACGAATCGCCGCCGCACGCAGCTTGGTACGACCTCGCGCCGACGGACAACATGCCTCCGACCGTTGCCGCAACCGCCAGCGCATATGGCCTCGCGGGGAGCTCCACGCACCTCTCCGTCTCGACCGCCGATGCGGAGGGGGATCCGTTGACCTACACGTGGGACTTTGGGGATGGAAGCGCGACCCAGACGACCAACATCGCGGGAGCGTCGCACGTCTTCGCCCAAGCTGGGGAGTACACGGTCAAGATCCGAGTCTCGGACGGCGAATGGCCGGTGTGCACGACCGAGACCGCCACAATCTACGCTTCGGGGACCGGCAACCCGCCTCCGAACATTGGCGCGGTTCAGGCGCAGCTCAGTCACCACACGTACGAAGTACCCAACGCGACCATCCCGTTCAACCTAACCGTGGAGGCCCTTGTGAACGAGCCGGTCTGGGTCAACTGGACCTTCGGCGATCAGAGCGCGGGGGTCGCTACCCGGGTGGACGATTCCGTGAATGGAGCAGTGGTCACGGCTAACCACGCGTACGCGCAGCCCCGCACGTATACCGTTTCCGCCGTTGCCACCGATGGAAAGACTGGCCCGGGGAACCACACGCAATGGAGGAATCTCACCGTGTCGATCAACAATCCGACGGGCCCCTCCACGGGTCCCGGGGCCCAGACGAACCCGTGGCTCGACATTGGGGTGCCGGTGGCGGTGGTGGTCCTCATTGCCTTGGTCGCTGCTGTGGTCTACGTGAGGCGTCGGAAAACGCGGCGGAAAGAGGAGAGAGAGGAAGAGGAGGCGGAGGCAATGACACCGCCCGCCAAGCCTCCGTCGCCTTGA